Proteins encoded within one genomic window of Pyxidicoccus xibeiensis:
- a CDS encoding nucleotidyltransferase domain-containing protein, with protein MPPGLLDTFRVLASFDPPRGSLRGAPWEEYVDWAISQGLAPLAAYNLQYRLGGADVPEWVRDRLLAIYQGSANDNVMKLVNFKQMVDDLQGRRLVLMGGASFADSLYPHVAFRPVTELQLLMKRLDVDGFAGFLSNHEFRPEDASGTGATKVLSDGRTLIYLYSDILGPQRREQAAGILERARPMKMYGPSVFRPELEDAVLLTVLEQARQGYEVPWLSFLDLRELVTGAKAMGGPYSKALDVPALLARAAEWRVERALYTSLAIIARLFPEAVPDATAAFPPLRRATRELLDRTVVGPVSIPGRASALKGLERVRRLLTGQ; from the coding sequence ATGCCGCCCGGCCTCCTCGACACCTTCCGCGTCCTCGCCTCGTTCGACCCTCCGCGCGGCTCGCTGCGGGGCGCGCCCTGGGAGGAGTACGTGGACTGGGCCATCTCCCAGGGCCTGGCGCCGCTGGCCGCCTACAACCTGCAGTACCGGCTGGGCGGAGCCGACGTGCCGGAGTGGGTCCGCGACAGGCTGCTGGCCATCTACCAGGGCTCGGCCAACGACAACGTGATGAAGCTCGTCAACTTCAAGCAGATGGTTGACGACCTCCAGGGGCGCCGGCTGGTGCTGATGGGCGGCGCCTCCTTCGCCGACTCGCTCTACCCGCACGTGGCCTTCCGCCCGGTGACGGAGCTGCAGCTCCTGATGAAGCGGCTGGACGTGGACGGCTTCGCCGGCTTCCTCTCCAACCACGAGTTCCGTCCCGAGGACGCCAGCGGCACCGGCGCCACCAAGGTGCTGTCCGACGGGCGCACCCTCATCTACCTCTACTCGGACATCCTGGGCCCCCAGCGCCGGGAGCAGGCCGCGGGCATCCTGGAGCGGGCCCGGCCCATGAAGATGTACGGCCCGTCCGTGTTCCGCCCGGAGCTGGAGGACGCGGTGCTGCTGACCGTCCTCGAGCAGGCGCGGCAGGGTTACGAAGTACCCTGGCTGTCCTTCCTGGACCTGCGGGAGCTCGTCACCGGCGCGAAGGCCATGGGGGGCCCGTACTCCAAGGCCCTGGACGTGCCGGCGCTGCTGGCCCGGGCGGCGGAGTGGCGCGTGGAGCGCGCCCTCTACACGTCCCTGGCCATCATCGCCCGCCTCTTCCCGGAGGCTGTCCCGGACGCCACCGCCGCCTTCCCGCCGCTGCGCCGGGCTACCCGCGAATTGCTGGACCGGACGGTGGTGGGTCCGGTCAGCATCCCCGGGCGGGCCTCGGCCCTGAAGGGGCTGGAGCGGGTGCGCCGCTTGCTCACAGGTCAGTGA
- a CDS encoding UDP-glucose dehydrogenase family protein codes for MRIAIIGTGYVGLVAGTCFADSGNDVTCVDIDERKIRMLQAGEVPIYEPGLEELIKKNVREKRLFFTRDLAEAVAPAQVVFIAVGTPEGESGDADLQYVLAAAEQIGKAMKQYTVVVDKSTVPVGTADKVRDAIRKVTSVEFDVVSNPEFLKEGAALDDFLKPDRVVIGVDSERGRKVMGDLYAPFVRTENPIIYMDTRSAELTKYAANAMLATRISFMNDISALCEKVGADVDFVRKGLGSDKRIGYPFLFPGVGYGGSCFPKDVKALVATARDYGLELDLLRAVERTNERQKKLLVNKAVKHYGTLEGKKFGVWGLAFKPKTDDMREAPAIEVIEGLIGKGAQVIAHDPVSAHTAKRVFGDRIRYASVPYEALEGVDGLFVVTEWNEFRHPDFERMKGLMKTPVVFDGRNVYDPARMREQGFTYYGIGRR; via the coding sequence ATGCGTATTGCCATCATCGGAACGGGCTACGTCGGCCTCGTCGCGGGCACCTGCTTCGCGGACTCGGGTAACGACGTCACGTGCGTGGACATCGACGAGCGGAAGATCCGCATGCTCCAGGCGGGCGAAGTGCCCATCTACGAGCCGGGTCTCGAGGAGCTCATCAAGAAGAACGTGCGCGAGAAGCGGCTCTTCTTCACGCGCGACCTGGCCGAGGCCGTGGCCCCCGCGCAGGTGGTCTTCATCGCCGTGGGCACGCCCGAGGGTGAGAGCGGCGACGCCGACCTCCAGTACGTGCTGGCCGCCGCCGAGCAGATTGGCAAGGCGATGAAGCAGTACACGGTGGTGGTGGACAAGAGCACCGTGCCGGTGGGTACCGCGGACAAGGTTCGCGACGCCATCCGCAAGGTGACGAGCGTGGAGTTCGACGTCGTCTCCAACCCCGAGTTCCTCAAGGAAGGCGCCGCGCTGGACGACTTCCTCAAGCCGGATCGCGTCGTCATCGGCGTGGACTCCGAGCGCGGCCGCAAGGTGATGGGCGACCTGTACGCCCCCTTCGTGCGCACCGAGAACCCCATCATCTACATGGACACGCGCTCGGCGGAGCTGACGAAGTACGCCGCCAACGCGATGCTGGCCACGCGCATCTCGTTCATGAACGACATCTCCGCGCTGTGCGAGAAGGTCGGCGCGGACGTGGACTTCGTGCGCAAGGGCCTGGGCTCGGACAAGCGCATCGGCTACCCGTTCCTCTTCCCGGGCGTGGGCTACGGCGGCTCCTGCTTCCCCAAGGACGTGAAGGCGCTGGTGGCCACCGCGCGGGACTACGGCCTGGAGCTGGACCTGCTGCGCGCCGTGGAGCGCACCAACGAGCGCCAGAAGAAGCTGCTGGTGAACAAGGCCGTGAAGCACTACGGCACGCTCGAGGGCAAGAAGTTCGGCGTGTGGGGCCTGGCCTTCAAGCCGAAGACGGACGACATGCGCGAGGCGCCCGCCATCGAGGTCATCGAGGGGCTCATCGGCAAGGGCGCGCAGGTGATTGCGCACGACCCGGTGTCCGCGCACACCGCGAAGCGCGTCTTCGGTGACCGCATCCGCTACGCCAGCGTGCCCTACGAGGCGCTGGAGGGCGTGGACGGCCTGTTCGTGGTGACGGAGTGGAACGAGTTCCGCCACCCGGACTTCGAGCGCATGAAGGGCCTGATGAAGACGCCCGTCGTGTTCGACGGCCGCAACGTGTACGACCCGGCGCGCATGCGCGAGCAGGGCTTCACGTACTACGGCATCGGCCGGCGTTGA
- a CDS encoding serine/threonine-protein kinase, with protein sequence MATRKGRSSGAEVLFRTGDATFELTRELGCAPQGVRLLLARRIASGVVEQRVLKALPLPAGGALTPQEVRARRRLEEAVRLSGYLQHPAMARVYGLHEAEDTLFLEMEYVPGLSVDDLVALSLARRRFFPEDFLVHIGLQVAQALAYAHALRDERGMPLGIIHRDIQPHRIRVGMDGTVKLTDFGIAWSRLPERAETSFRRPHGSHYFAAPEVLFVERVDARADLFSLGAVLLELGTGRNVYSRPDVLEPVLEERLSEEDRARVERGVMAAADAELPLGEYEAVALQAATFRSEDLERLAEPLTSRLRFILHGLLHPDPGERYESADALVADLLSLRRELGPYASSDVEEALRRALSSAGRRLVEEEMDEDLASLLRREDISTEP encoded by the coding sequence ATGGCAACTCGAAAAGGTCGGAGCAGCGGGGCCGAGGTCCTCTTCCGTACCGGGGACGCGACGTTTGAGCTGACGCGGGAGCTGGGCTGCGCACCCCAGGGCGTGCGCCTGCTGCTGGCCCGGCGTATCGCCTCGGGCGTGGTGGAGCAGCGCGTCCTCAAGGCCCTGCCGCTGCCCGCTGGCGGAGCGCTGACGCCCCAGGAGGTGCGGGCGCGCCGCCGCCTGGAGGAGGCCGTGCGGCTGTCCGGCTATCTCCAGCACCCGGCCATGGCTCGCGTGTACGGACTGCACGAGGCGGAGGACACCCTCTTCCTTGAAATGGAGTACGTGCCCGGCCTTTCCGTCGATGACCTGGTGGCGCTCTCGCTGGCCCGGCGCCGCTTCTTCCCGGAGGACTTCCTGGTCCACATCGGCCTCCAAGTGGCGCAGGCGCTCGCGTATGCACACGCGCTCAGGGACGAGCGTGGGATGCCGCTGGGCATCATCCACCGGGACATCCAGCCGCACCGCATCCGCGTCGGCATGGATGGGACGGTGAAGCTGACGGACTTCGGCATCGCCTGGTCCCGGCTGCCCGAGCGGGCGGAGACTTCCTTCCGGCGTCCTCACGGCTCGCACTACTTCGCGGCGCCGGAGGTGCTCTTCGTGGAGCGTGTGGACGCGCGGGCGGACCTGTTCTCGCTGGGGGCGGTCCTGCTGGAGCTGGGCACGGGGCGCAACGTCTACAGCCGTCCCGACGTGCTCGAGCCCGTCCTGGAGGAGCGACTGTCGGAGGAGGACAGGGCACGCGTCGAGCGGGGCGTGATGGCGGCGGCGGACGCGGAGCTGCCGCTCGGAGAGTACGAGGCCGTGGCCCTCCAGGCCGCGACCTTCCGGTCGGAGGACCTGGAGCGGCTCGCCGAGCCGCTGACCTCGCGCCTGCGGTTCATCCTCCACGGCCTGCTGCACCCCGACCCGGGCGAGCGCTACGAATCGGCGGACGCGCTGGTGGCGGACCTGCTCTCGCTGAGGCGGGAGCTGGGCCCGTACGCCTCCAGCGACGTGGAAGAAGCCTTGCGGCGGGCGCTGTCCAGCGCGGGACGCAGGCTCGTCGAAGAGGAGATGGACGAGGACCTGGCGAGCCTGCTGCGGCGGGAGGACATCAGCACCGAGCCGTGA
- a CDS encoding serine/threonine protein kinase, whose amino-acid sequence MQQADTSTGESRVRVLSPGALPRGTRVARWEVVCQVGRGGFGTVYAVCEVGRADGPWYALKLAREPEDAGFSREARALSLVSHPGVPRLVAAGTWEAGAAGYPYLVLEYVRGESLYRWGRLLNPTARQVAGLLEQVAGVLEAAHRVGVLHRDFKGDNVVVRPGGQVAVLDWGAGLHPDAQPLTCTERLPPGTPRYFSPQVARWRARARGGGGGRYPYSVADEQYAVGVAFYRLLSDEYPPPQLALAGGWEALEPRPLDSLNPKVPPALSAIVMRLLALRSEERFASMTALTQELLAALEKAGPEWDVPLFDWYAGPGSDSRTTQEGEGEEQCGPVAPGQLAAILRDRQQRREDVAYEGARRWVRRRHPQVLARPQAGAPGPEEVGSWWGGKLAAGAGMAPGPEVGVSRTAAPPSPREQETPFPGEFPEPEPARVPGRSLRRGAVKRMPWSAALLGAVVVGATGLILMKARSMPQAVLGPQAAPGGKVATPAPTPHATAPATVPRWMPPLALLEEPMPAPKQNDIQVLKPGKGAASALKRCVGLVGAAATLAACPGAQLRPVSGTPCPQEALDGMKKLRLRVGSVAGTGYVDTRQPGGADQLAWLRDGSIVSRVVTNVGGLVEGSLLYGRLWTKGPAVIGRYTEAELPDGTRYPVCLNLGDEDGWDKDPESTEELAAITRSVAFTAVKVFP is encoded by the coding sequence TTGCAACAGGCGGACACGAGTACGGGGGAGTCGCGGGTGCGGGTGCTGTCGCCTGGGGCCCTGCCCAGGGGCACGCGGGTGGCGCGCTGGGAAGTGGTGTGCCAGGTGGGCAGGGGTGGCTTCGGCACCGTGTACGCGGTGTGCGAGGTAGGACGTGCTGACGGCCCCTGGTACGCGCTGAAGCTGGCACGCGAGCCGGAAGATGCTGGCTTCTCTCGCGAGGCCCGGGCGCTCTCCCTCGTGAGCCACCCTGGGGTGCCGCGCCTGGTGGCGGCTGGAACGTGGGAGGCGGGAGCGGCGGGCTACCCGTACCTGGTGCTGGAGTACGTGCGGGGCGAGTCCCTCTATCGCTGGGGCCGGTTGCTCAACCCCACCGCGCGACAGGTTGCGGGGCTGCTGGAGCAGGTGGCCGGGGTGCTGGAGGCGGCTCACCGGGTGGGGGTGCTGCACCGCGACTTCAAGGGCGACAACGTGGTGGTCCGTCCGGGTGGGCAGGTGGCGGTGCTGGACTGGGGGGCCGGGCTCCACCCTGACGCGCAGCCCCTTACCTGCACGGAGCGGCTGCCTCCCGGTACGCCGCGTTACTTCAGCCCTCAGGTGGCTCGCTGGCGCGCTCGGGCCAGGGGTGGCGGCGGGGGGCGCTATCCATACTCGGTGGCGGATGAGCAGTACGCGGTGGGAGTGGCCTTCTACCGGCTGTTGTCGGATGAGTATCCGCCGCCGCAGCTGGCGCTGGCCGGCGGTTGGGAAGCGCTGGAGCCGCGTCCCCTGGACTCGCTCAATCCGAAGGTACCTCCCGCGCTGTCGGCCATCGTCATGCGGTTGCTGGCGCTCCGGTCCGAGGAGCGCTTCGCCAGCATGACCGCGCTGACACAGGAGCTCCTCGCGGCGCTGGAGAAGGCGGGGCCGGAGTGGGACGTCCCGCTCTTCGATTGGTACGCAGGCCCTGGCAGCGACTCCCGCACGACTCAAGAGGGAGAGGGTGAGGAGCAGTGTGGACCTGTGGCGCCGGGACAGCTGGCGGCCATCCTGCGTGACAGGCAGCAGCGGCGTGAAGACGTCGCCTATGAGGGCGCCAGGCGCTGGGTCCGCAGGCGTCATCCGCAGGTGCTGGCCCGGCCACAGGCCGGGGCGCCCGGGCCGGAGGAGGTTGGCTCCTGGTGGGGCGGGAAGCTGGCCGCTGGGGCCGGGATGGCACCTGGACCCGAGGTCGGCGTGTCCCGGACGGCGGCGCCGCCCTCCCCGCGCGAGCAGGAGACACCCTTTCCAGGAGAGTTTCCTGAGCCCGAGCCAGCCCGAGTGCCGGGGCGCTCGCTGCGGAGGGGAGCCGTGAAGCGGATGCCGTGGAGCGCCGCGCTGCTGGGAGCGGTGGTGGTGGGCGCCACGGGGCTCATCCTGATGAAAGCGCGCTCCATGCCGCAGGCGGTCCTTGGTCCCCAGGCGGCGCCTGGCGGCAAAGTGGCGACTCCGGCACCCACGCCCCATGCTACCGCACCCGCGACGGTCCCTCGATGGATGCCGCCGCTCGCTCTTCTGGAGGAACCCATGCCTGCCCCCAAACAGAATGACATCCAGGTTCTCAAGCCAGGCAAGGGCGCCGCGTCCGCGCTCAAGCGCTGTGTGGGACTGGTGGGGGCGGCGGCCACTCTCGCCGCCTGCCCCGGCGCACAGTTGCGCCCTGTGAGCGGTACGCCCTGTCCACAGGAGGCCCTGGACGGCATGAAGAAGCTCCGGCTGCGCGTGGGCTCTGTAGCCGGCACTGGCTACGTGGACACCCGGCAGCCGGGCGGCGCTGATCAGCTTGCCTGGCTTCGTGACGGCTCCATCGTCAGCCGCGTCGTCACAAATGTCGGAGGTCTCGTGGAGGGCTCGTTGCTGTACGGGCGACTGTGGACGAAGGGCCCCGCGGTCATCGGCCGCTACACGGAGGCGGAGCTGCCGGATGGAACGCGCTACCCCGTCTGCCTCAACCTGGGGGACGAGGACGGTTGGGACAAGGACCCGGAGTCCACCGAGGAGCTCGCCGCGATTACCCGCAGTGTCGCCTTCACGGCCGTGAAGGTCTTTCCCTGA
- a CDS encoding AHH domain-containing protein: MPTRLRWWALLLVPLVGCASARVVRLETGQGAPWEYVPPTTDRSVVVSEDAFEEALGRLALEVPLSLRPAEAGWLVRASTHGSVMDGALRSALRRDYGRWCHAHEGPSDCLSLLEDGLGLGATDRLQLSLGLSLEPMHESIADAVEDTLNPTFFKAVVVSALVTWAMLAANPEPVFTKAAATVAVLVMAYVGVDAFLAIVRACRELKGASDGATTFQELEEAGARFGRVVGEKGARIFVLAVALVVGKGTVGGATWLASRLPLLPGFAEAAALSASQLGVNLRAIGQVSAVAVVENGVVITLAPNAVAMVAASSGVIQGDPDGTVHHICTDKNPVSTKEGGPWTPQFEKIFNKAGMSLKNDPANLVRIRGHEGPHPLTYHREVFLRVTKASNGCDTMDQCRKALTRELRRIAQELTTPGSRLRRLITEH, encoded by the coding sequence ATGCCGACGAGGTTGAGGTGGTGGGCCCTGTTGCTGGTGCCGCTGGTCGGCTGCGCCAGCGCGCGGGTGGTGCGCCTGGAGACGGGACAGGGGGCTCCGTGGGAGTACGTGCCGCCCACCACGGACCGGTCCGTGGTGGTGAGCGAGGACGCCTTCGAGGAGGCCTTGGGCCGGCTGGCGCTCGAAGTGCCCCTGTCGCTGCGGCCCGCCGAGGCCGGGTGGCTGGTGCGTGCGTCGACCCACGGCAGCGTCATGGACGGGGCGCTGCGCAGCGCGCTGCGCAGGGACTATGGCCGCTGGTGCCACGCGCATGAGGGGCCGAGCGACTGTCTGTCGTTGCTGGAGGACGGGCTGGGGCTGGGGGCCACGGACAGGCTGCAGCTGTCGCTGGGCCTGTCGTTGGAGCCGATGCACGAGAGCATCGCGGACGCGGTGGAGGACACGCTCAACCCGACGTTCTTCAAGGCGGTGGTGGTGTCGGCGCTGGTGACGTGGGCGATGCTGGCGGCCAACCCGGAGCCGGTCTTCACCAAGGCGGCGGCAACGGTGGCGGTGTTGGTGATGGCCTACGTGGGCGTGGATGCGTTCCTGGCGATTGTGAGGGCGTGCCGCGAGCTGAAGGGGGCCTCGGATGGAGCCACCACGTTCCAGGAGTTGGAGGAGGCGGGTGCGCGCTTCGGGCGGGTGGTGGGGGAGAAGGGAGCGCGCATCTTCGTGCTGGCGGTAGCGCTGGTGGTGGGGAAGGGCACGGTGGGCGGCGCCACGTGGCTGGCCTCGCGGCTCCCGCTGTTGCCGGGCTTTGCCGAGGCCGCGGCGCTGAGCGCGTCACAGCTGGGAGTGAACCTGCGGGCCATCGGGCAGGTGAGCGCGGTGGCTGTGGTGGAGAACGGCGTCGTCATCACCCTGGCGCCCAATGCGGTGGCCATGGTGGCGGCGAGTTCGGGCGTCATCCAGGGGGACCCGGATGGGACCGTGCATCACATCTGCACGGATAAGAACCCCGTCTCCACCAAAGAGGGCGGACCGTGGACGCCCCAGTTCGAGAAGATTTTCAACAAGGCGGGCATGTCGCTGAAGAATGACCCGGCGAACCTGGTGCGCATCAGGGGCCATGAAGGCCCTCATCCACTGACGTACCACCGGGAGGTCTTCCTGCGGGTTACAAAGGCATCGAACGGATGCGATACTATGGACCAGTGTCGTAAAGCACTGACTCGTGAACTCCGACGTATTGCACAAGAGCTCACGACGCCAGGCAGTCGGTTGCGTCGGCTCATTACGGAGCACTGA
- a CDS encoding FG-GAP-like repeat-containing protein — translation MGQQGWRAGRVARWSSLGALGLMACTSSPPAEPGGQGVSAVVEVETETEARCEVRPPFEPHFEPEVEWAWTDSPVVPTHTNVNSTPVVVDVSGDGVPDVVFNSFEGWNFKTNGVLRAISGADGSDLWAVTDPALRVRGSASVAAGDIDGDGRVELCTVPEDALGILCFEHTGAFKFRAAGPRLDWGGVSLADLDGNGTVEIIAGNHVYDSTGALKWVGSDGVGGPPNDTGPLAFAVDLDGDGKQEVVNGRAIYRHDGSLRCRAESLGHGLSGVGNFDADPAGEVVVVWDGHVSLMEADCTVRWTVEHLGGGVGGPPNIADFDADGQAEIGVAGAAWYSVFEADGTVKWLSPTQDHSSNRTGSSTFDFEGDGRAEVVYADETALRIYDGATGTVRFEVPHSSCTAYENPVVADVDGDGNAEIVVAQNTACDFGPFHGIRVFRDKKDGWVNTRRIWNQHAYSVTNVGEDGSIPARPATNWLTPGLNTFRTNSQGTGTVKPFAAPDLVVADVDSTCDSAGAVTLGARVRNQGDAAASAGVQVAFFLGAAGAGGTLLGVATVADKVDPGAEVRVELELASAPGGRGAVSAVVDDDGAGLGREQECREDNNTASGVVRLECSVNEPPVALCRDVTVSADAACRAVASVDDGSHDPDGQPGPFSVTQAAPGTFGLGSHGVTLTASDGEDSAVCTGTVTVVDTTLPHIACPAPQVLECTAGGAKASWVTRAEDNCGPVSLTCSHPTGTTFPLGRTVVDCNATDGAGNACGCGFSVSVRDTKAPVPGSSQGVELRPADHEYRTVTLAECAGVARDACSGELPLERYGRILRVTSDESEDVDGTCDGATCDDMDVRVNATSVQLRAERDETGDGRVYTVHYVVEDPSGNPAQGRCTVGVPRDTYYGQRPAQDSGPKYCVGQGCAAGMGGSPLCP, via the coding sequence ATGGGTCAGCAAGGCTGGAGGGCCGGGCGCGTGGCGCGCTGGTCGTCCCTGGGAGCGCTCGGACTGATGGCGTGCACCAGCAGCCCTCCGGCGGAGCCCGGAGGCCAGGGCGTGTCCGCCGTGGTGGAGGTGGAGACGGAGACGGAGGCCCGCTGCGAGGTGCGGCCCCCCTTCGAGCCCCACTTCGAGCCCGAGGTGGAGTGGGCCTGGACGGACAGCCCGGTGGTGCCTACGCACACCAATGTGAACTCCACGCCGGTGGTGGTCGACGTGAGCGGCGACGGCGTGCCGGACGTGGTGTTCAACAGCTTCGAGGGCTGGAACTTCAAGACGAACGGCGTGCTGCGGGCCATCAGCGGCGCGGACGGCTCGGACTTGTGGGCGGTGACGGACCCGGCCCTGCGCGTGCGCGGCTCGGCGAGCGTCGCGGCGGGAGATATCGACGGCGACGGCAGGGTGGAGCTGTGCACCGTGCCGGAGGACGCGCTGGGCATCCTCTGCTTCGAGCACACCGGCGCCTTCAAGTTCCGCGCGGCCGGGCCCCGGCTGGACTGGGGCGGCGTGTCGCTGGCGGACCTGGATGGCAATGGGACGGTGGAGATCATCGCCGGCAACCACGTCTACGACAGCACCGGCGCCCTGAAGTGGGTGGGCAGTGATGGCGTGGGAGGCCCGCCCAACGACACGGGCCCGCTCGCCTTCGCGGTGGACCTGGACGGGGACGGCAAGCAGGAGGTGGTGAACGGGCGCGCCATCTACCGGCATGACGGCTCGCTGCGGTGCAGGGCGGAGTCGCTGGGCCACGGGCTGTCGGGCGTGGGCAACTTCGACGCGGACCCGGCGGGCGAGGTGGTGGTGGTGTGGGACGGCCACGTGTCGCTGATGGAGGCCGACTGCACGGTGCGCTGGACGGTGGAGCACCTGGGCGGCGGCGTGGGCGGGCCGCCCAACATCGCGGACTTCGACGCGGACGGGCAGGCGGAGATCGGCGTGGCCGGCGCGGCCTGGTACTCCGTCTTCGAGGCGGACGGCACGGTGAAGTGGCTCAGCCCCACGCAGGACCACAGCTCGAACCGCACGGGCTCGTCGACGTTCGACTTCGAGGGCGACGGCCGCGCCGAGGTCGTCTACGCGGACGAGACGGCGCTGCGCATCTACGACGGCGCGACGGGCACGGTGCGCTTCGAGGTGCCGCACAGCTCGTGCACCGCGTACGAGAACCCGGTGGTGGCGGACGTGGACGGGGACGGCAACGCCGAAATCGTCGTGGCGCAGAACACGGCGTGTGACTTCGGACCGTTCCACGGCATCCGGGTGTTCAGGGACAAGAAGGACGGCTGGGTGAACACGCGGCGCATCTGGAACCAGCATGCGTACTCCGTCACCAACGTGGGGGAGGACGGCTCCATCCCCGCGCGGCCCGCCACCAACTGGCTGACGCCGGGGCTCAACACCTTCCGCACCAACAGCCAGGGCACGGGGACGGTGAAGCCCTTCGCCGCGCCGGACCTGGTGGTGGCGGACGTGGACTCCACGTGTGACAGCGCGGGGGCCGTGACGCTGGGCGCGCGGGTGCGCAACCAGGGTGACGCGGCGGCCTCGGCGGGTGTGCAGGTGGCCTTCTTCCTCGGGGCGGCCGGCGCGGGGGGCACGCTGCTGGGCGTGGCCACGGTGGCGGACAAGGTGGACCCGGGCGCCGAGGTGCGGGTGGAGCTGGAGCTCGCCTCCGCTCCCGGTGGGCGGGGTGCGGTGTCCGCGGTGGTGGATGACGACGGCGCGGGGCTCGGGCGCGAGCAGGAGTGCCGCGAGGACAACAACACGGCCTCGGGCGTCGTGAGGCTGGAGTGCTCGGTGAACGAGCCCCCGGTGGCGCTGTGCCGGGACGTCACGGTGAGCGCGGACGCCGCGTGCCGCGCGGTGGCCAGCGTGGACGACGGGAGCCATGACCCGGACGGCCAGCCCGGTCCCTTCTCGGTGACGCAGGCGGCCCCGGGGACCTTCGGGCTGGGGAGCCACGGTGTGACACTGACGGCGTCGGACGGAGAGGACAGCGCGGTGTGCACGGGCACGGTGACGGTGGTGGACACGACGCTGCCGCACATCGCCTGCCCGGCGCCTCAGGTGCTGGAGTGCACCGCGGGCGGGGCGAAGGCGAGTTGGGTGACGCGCGCGGAGGACAACTGCGGGCCGGTGTCGCTGACGTGCTCGCATCCGACGGGCACCACCTTCCCGCTGGGGCGGACGGTGGTGGACTGCAATGCCACGGACGGCGCGGGCAATGCGTGCGGGTGCGGCTTCTCGGTGTCGGTGCGGGACACGAAGGCGCCGGTGCCGGGGAGCTCGCAGGGTGTCGAGCTGCGGCCGGCGGACCATGAGTACCGCACGGTGACGCTGGCGGAGTGCGCAGGGGTGGCGCGCGACGCGTGCTCGGGCGAGCTGCCGCTGGAGCGGTATGGCCGCATCCTCCGGGTGACGTCGGACGAGTCGGAGGACGTGGACGGCACCTGCGATGGGGCCACGTGCGATGACATGGACGTGCGGGTGAATGCCACGTCGGTGCAGCTGCGCGCGGAGCGCGACGAGACGGGCGACGGGCGCGTGTACACGGTGCACTACGTGGTGGAGGACCCGTCCGGCAACCCGGCGCAGGGGCGCTGCACCGTGGGCGTGCCACGTGACACGTACTACGGCCAGCGGCCGGCCCAGGACAGCGGGCCGAAGTACTGCGTGGGCCAAGGCTGCGCGGCGGGCATGGGCGGCAGTCCGCTGTGCCCGTGA
- a CDS encoding imm11 family protein yields the protein MLMRYFDLTEDVYSPGRWHLDTPVDGQGQEVGSWLFLEGQAASVTEPLKVALYRRGKPLDYSQADAGIVPVVHPRVASVFEELARGDVQTFPIQVEGQPEPYVLINVIRVVKCIDDQASEHVERWIPEDENDQPERAGEYRNVVGMRIDKSLVGDAKVFRPWGWNVVLVVSEDIKEALERTGASGMKFVEV from the coding sequence ATGTTGATGCGATACTTCGACTTGACTGAAGACGTCTACTCCCCAGGCCGCTGGCACCTGGACACCCCTGTGGACGGCCAGGGACAGGAAGTCGGGAGCTGGCTCTTCCTGGAGGGACAAGCCGCATCAGTGACAGAGCCCCTCAAGGTGGCGCTCTATCGCCGAGGCAAGCCGCTCGACTACTCGCAGGCGGACGCAGGCATCGTTCCCGTCGTGCATCCTCGCGTAGCATCCGTATTCGAGGAACTGGCTCGGGGAGACGTGCAGACCTTCCCCATCCAGGTTGAGGGACAGCCCGAGCCATATGTCCTCATCAACGTCATCCGAGTGGTGAAGTGCATCGACGACCAGGCTTCGGAGCATGTGGAGCGCTGGATTCCCGAAGACGAGAACGACCAGCCCGAGCGTGCCGGTGAGTACCGGAACGTCGTGGGCATGCGCATCGACAAGTCCCTCGTGGGAGACGCCAAGGTCTTTCGCCCGTGGGGATGGAACGTCGTCCTCGTCGTCTCCGAGGACATCAAGGAGGCCCTGGAGCGCACCGGGGCCTCCGGCATGAAGTTCGTCGAGGTCTGA